From a single Loigolactobacillus coryniformis subsp. coryniformis KCTC 3167 = DSM 20001 genomic region:
- the pepI gene encoding proline iminopeptidase, with protein MKIEEGYMPFRGYKTYYRIVGEPSKDKAPLLLIHGGPGSSHNYFELMDDYAETGRQLIMYDQVGCGKSSLPEDESVYIKETWAEELVALRRYLHLDELHMLGQSWGGMLEMLYLTQYDQTGIKSVMIDGSPASIKLWTQEQHRLISYLSYEDREAIAEAERTGDFSGPKYLAANDRYMERYCWDDPDENSPEPLRRPTNGKRASLIAEGPNEFTENGTISDFEITDQLKKIHVPVLVTNGTDDLCTPLIAKSVYDHIPGAKWHLFANSRHLALLDQHDEFISVLDQWLAAND; from the coding sequence ATGAAGATCGAAGAAGGTTACATGCCGTTTCGCGGTTACAAAACTTATTATCGAATCGTTGGTGAACCCAGCAAGGATAAAGCCCCCTTGCTGTTGATCCATGGTGGTCCTGGTTCTTCGCATAATTATTTTGAATTAATGGATGATTATGCAGAAACCGGCCGGCAGTTGATCATGTACGATCAAGTTGGCTGTGGTAAGTCATCGTTGCCAGAGGACGAAAGTGTGTACATCAAGGAGACTTGGGCGGAAGAATTGGTCGCTTTGCGTCGGTATCTGCATCTCGATGAACTGCATATGTTGGGGCAATCTTGGGGCGGTATGCTCGAGATGCTTTATTTGACCCAATACGACCAAACCGGTATTAAAAGTGTCATGATCGATGGCTCACCGGCTTCGATCAAATTATGGACTCAGGAACAACATCGTTTGATCTCCTATTTAAGTTATGAAGATCGCGAAGCCATCGCTGAAGCTGAGCGTACCGGTGACTTCTCAGGACCAAAGTATTTGGCGGCAAATGATCGTTATATGGAGCGTTACTGCTGGGATGATCCGGATGAAAATTCGCCAGAACCGTTGCGGCGGCCAACTAACGGTAAGCGTGCCAGTTTGATTGCCGAAGGGCCGAACGAATTTACTGAAAACGGGACGATCAGTGATTTTGAAATTACCGATCAGCTGAAAAAGATTCACGTGCCGGTTTTAGTAACTAACGGTACCGATGATTTGTGTACGCCATTGATCGCCAAATCAGTTTATGATCACATTCCTGGTGCTAAGTGGCATTTATTTGCTAACAGCCGCCACTTAGCATTGTTAGATCAACATGATGAGTTTATTAGTGTCCTCGACCAGTGGTTAGCGGCCAACGACTGA
- a CDS encoding two-component system regulatory protein YycI, translating to MDFKRIEVIFLIVFVCLNIFLFTSYKQNQHVETVNNDDVSQSTMILREMHEDQITIPKLATKVHSGYYLSSQPNETLQNASQKLQNQRYSFSNDRLYSRLVRPINAKNGKYTEELKEILANPRMIAFGKHYRYSKLFSTTDRIVYTQKLPEGNLYDAHGEIIFQISGKQIVSYEQTYINKVTTLREKEATITEKQAVLALYNNNAIANGATIKWTTLGYSRLLDANNSSVYIPTWFIAVENKNSGNVQIKRINAFSSVLMKATDDANLSSSTSS from the coding sequence ATGGATTTTAAACGGATCGAAGTTATCTTCTTGATCGTTTTTGTCTGTTTGAACATTTTCCTGTTCACGTCGTATAAGCAGAATCAGCACGTTGAAACAGTTAATAATGACGATGTTAGTCAAAGTACGATGATTTTACGGGAAATGCATGAGGATCAGATCACGATCCCTAAGTTAGCAACTAAAGTGCATTCAGGCTACTATTTATCCAGCCAACCTAATGAAACTTTGCAAAATGCGAGCCAAAAGTTGCAAAATCAGCGGTATAGCTTTAGTAATGATCGCTTATATAGCCGGCTAGTACGGCCGATCAATGCCAAAAATGGCAAATATACGGAAGAACTAAAAGAGATCCTGGCTAATCCACGGATGATTGCTTTTGGCAAACATTATCGATATTCTAAATTATTCTCGACAACTGATCGCATCGTGTACACGCAAAAACTGCCGGAAGGTAATTTGTATGATGCCCATGGTGAAATCATTTTCCAAATCTCTGGCAAACAAATTGTCAGTTACGAGCAAACTTATATCAATAAAGTTACCACTTTACGTGAAAAAGAAGCAACGATCACTGAAAAACAAGCAGTATTGGCACTTTACAATAACAATGCGATTGCTAACGGTGCCACTATTAAGTGGACGACATTAGGTTATTCACGATTACTGGATGCAAATAATAGTTCAGTTTACATTCCAACTTGGTTCATTGCCGTGGAAAATAAAAACAGCGGTAATGTGCAGATCAAACGCATCAATGCCTTTTCTAGTGTATTGATGAAAGCCACTGATGATGCGAATTTATCCAGTTCGACCAGTAGCTAG
- a CDS encoding S1C family serine protease, whose product MRQSNSLVKTAIVAVVAAVIGGGVVYGGVNLIGDSSSNGSVVNTKKSGTTEVSNVKVSTNSQVSNVFKHTKNAVVSVINLQSQSSSDDGGLSEFFGGSSSDSSSSSSGSSSSNLEEYSEGSGVIYKKSDGKAYIVTNNHVVSGSQKLEVILSDGTKLTAKKVGTDSVTDLAVLSIDADKVTQVASFGDSDSIKVGEPAIAIGSPLGSEYATSVTQGIISAKNRTVAVTDETTGQETGEATVIQTDAAINSGNSGGPLLNIQGQIIGINSMKLSSSGSSSTATVEGMGFAIPSNEVVKIIDQLVTNGKIVRPALGVSMADLSNISAAQQKSILELPASVTGGVVLMSVTSNAPAANAGLKKYDVITSLGGKKVTDSADLRTELYNHNVGDKVAVEYYRNGTKKSATITLNENTSQLKVTD is encoded by the coding sequence ATGAGACAGTCAAATAGTTTAGTTAAGACAGCAATCGTGGCGGTAGTGGCGGCGGTTATTGGTGGGGGCGTCGTTTATGGCGGCGTAAACTTGATCGGCGATAGCAGTTCCAATGGAAGCGTCGTTAACACGAAAAAATCAGGCACGACTGAGGTTAGTAATGTTAAAGTTAGTACGAATTCACAAGTTTCCAATGTGTTTAAACATACGAAAAATGCCGTTGTTTCTGTAATTAATTTACAAAGTCAAAGTAGTAGTGATGATGGTGGCTTAAGTGAATTTTTCGGCGGTAGTAGTTCAGATTCATCATCAAGTTCGTCTGGCAGTTCCAGCAGTAATTTGGAAGAATATAGTGAAGGTTCAGGCGTTATCTATAAAAAGTCTGATGGCAAAGCCTATATTGTAACCAATAATCACGTGGTTTCTGGTTCACAGAAGCTAGAGGTTATCTTGAGTGACGGTACTAAGTTAACTGCTAAAAAAGTCGGTACCGATTCAGTGACTGATTTGGCGGTATTGAGTATTGATGCCGATAAAGTTACACAGGTAGCGAGCTTCGGCGATTCTGACAGCATCAAAGTTGGTGAACCAGCCATTGCGATCGGCTCACCTTTAGGTTCAGAATATGCGACTTCAGTCACTCAGGGGATCATTTCCGCGAAGAATCGGACGGTAGCCGTAACTGATGAAACTACTGGTCAGGAGACTGGGGAAGCAACGGTTATCCAAACCGACGCCGCGATTAACTCCGGAAACTCTGGTGGCCCACTGCTAAATATCCAAGGACAAATTATTGGGATCAACTCAATGAAATTAAGCAGTTCTGGTAGTTCTAGTACCGCTACAGTTGAAGGGATGGGCTTTGCTATTCCAAGTAACGAAGTCGTCAAGATCATCGATCAATTAGTTACTAACGGTAAGATCGTACGCCCAGCGTTAGGTGTTTCGATGGCTGATCTATCCAACATTTCCGCAGCCCAACAAAAATCGATCCTTGAATTACCGGCGAGTGTTACTGGCGGGGTCGTTCTAATGTCCGTCACTAGCAACGCACCAGCAGCCAATGCCGGCTTGAAGAAGTATGATGTCATCACTTCATTAGGTGGTAAAAAGGTTACGGATAGTGCAGATCTACGGACAGAATTGTACAATCACAACGTCGGCGATAAAGTGGCAGTTGAATATTATCGCAATGGCACTAAGAAATCGGCAACGATCACATTAAATGAAAATACTAGTCAGCTCAAAGTCACTGACTAA
- a CDS encoding MBL fold metallo-hydrolase, protein MVQNDDQMKISILSSGSTGNVTYIETPQRKVLVDAGLSGKKIEGLMQSIGRDMTDVDDLLVTHEHTDHIKSVGILARRYPQLNVYANQPTWDAMLPTIGKVPVAQQHIFEMGALKSFADLDIQSFGVSHDAAAPQFYEFQHNGKTFVILTDTGYVSERLSAQISDADAYLFECNHDVEMLRMGMYPWPLKQRILGDKGHLSNEAGADGLMDVIGNRTKNVFLGHRSLHNNMKELCHLTVASMLKQHDFGVGHDFNLYDTEPDAALPLLSL, encoded by the coding sequence ATGGTGCAAAATGACGATCAGATGAAGATCAGTATTTTAAGTAGTGGTAGCACCGGCAATGTGACGTACATTGAGACGCCGCAGCGTAAAGTGTTAGTTGATGCCGGCTTGAGTGGCAAAAAAATTGAAGGCCTAATGCAGTCGATCGGTCGCGATATGACTGATGTTGACGATTTATTGGTTACTCATGAGCACACCGATCACATTAAGAGTGTCGGTATTTTGGCGCGGCGCTATCCGCAGCTCAATGTTTATGCTAACCAGCCAACTTGGGATGCAATGCTACCAACGATCGGTAAAGTTCCCGTTGCCCAGCAACATATTTTTGAAATGGGTGCGCTGAAAAGCTTTGCTGATTTAGATATTCAAAGCTTCGGCGTCTCCCATGATGCGGCTGCACCACAGTTCTATGAGTTCCAACATAATGGCAAGACCTTTGTTATTTTAACTGATACCGGCTACGTTTCTGAACGCTTAAGCGCGCAGATCAGCGATGCCGATGCGTACTTATTTGAATGTAATCATGATGTAGAAATGCTGCGGATGGGAATGTACCCTTGGCCATTGAAGCAGCGCATCCTTGGTGATAAGGGGCATTTAAGTAATGAAGCTGGTGCCGATGGGCTAATGGATGTTATTGGTAATCGCACGAAAAACGTCTTTTTAGGCCATCGTAGCTTGCATAATAACATGAAAGAACTTTGCCATTTAACTGTGGCATCAATGTTGAAGCAACATGACTTTGGTGTTGGTCATGATTTTAATTTATACGATACGGAGCCGGACGCGGCTTTACCGTTGTTAAGCCTCTAA
- a CDS encoding helix-turn-helix domain-containing protein: MNLGKQISAHRKKMGLSQDNLAAKIYVSRQTISNWETGRSYPDVENLLLLSTLFGTSLDELVKGDVPQMKQKISQAKFDRDAHGMLLFFVLAMVMVGWAVFLPIPWWWLLPVIFWLVSLFFGFRIEKVKHEKNIQTYQEIVAFMADQDLTKVRAKRNWVKDSLNKVVIMFIFAVVGGLIALISTLPYFLMH; the protein is encoded by the coding sequence ATGAACCTTGGCAAACAGATCTCAGCTCATCGTAAAAAAATGGGTTTATCACAAGATAATTTAGCTGCAAAGATATATGTGTCGCGGCAAACTATTTCAAATTGGGAAACGGGACGCAGTTACCCTGATGTGGAAAATCTGTTGTTGTTAAGTACACTTTTCGGCACTTCCTTAGATGAATTAGTTAAAGGGGATGTACCGCAAATGAAGCAAAAAATTAGCCAAGCAAAATTTGATCGCGATGCACACGGCATGCTTTTATTTTTTGTACTGGCAATGGTAATGGTTGGTTGGGCTGTGTTCTTACCGATACCATGGTGGTGGTTATTGCCGGTAATATTTTGGTTGGTCAGTTTGTTTTTTGGATTTAGAATTGAAAAAGTCAAACATGAAAAGAATATTCAGACTTATCAGGAGATCGTAGCATTTATGGCAGATCAAGATCTTACTAAGGTTAGGGCTAAGCGTAATTGGGTCAAAGATTCATTGAATAAAGTGGTGATCATGTTTATCTTTGCCGTTGTAGGTGGTTTAATTGCATTGATCAGCACACTGCCCTATTTCTTAATGCATTAA
- the rlmH gene encoding 23S rRNA (pseudouridine(1915)-N(3))-methyltransferase RlmH, with protein sequence MNIKIIGVGKLKEKYLKQGIAEYAKRLDTFCKLELVEVADEKAPEKLSAAEMATVKEKEGARILAKIKEREYVYALAIEGKQRASEEFAAELDHLATYGHSAITFVIGGSLGLAPAVMKRSDDQLSFGKLTLPHQLMRLVLIEQVYRGFMINQGSPYHK encoded by the coding sequence CTGAATATAAAAATAATTGGCGTGGGTAAATTAAAGGAAAAATATCTGAAACAAGGTATTGCTGAATACGCCAAACGGCTCGATACTTTTTGTAAATTGGAATTAGTTGAAGTTGCCGACGAAAAGGCGCCAGAAAAATTAAGCGCCGCTGAGATGGCTACAGTCAAAGAAAAAGAGGGCGCGCGGATCCTCGCGAAAATTAAGGAGCGCGAATACGTTTATGCGCTAGCCATCGAAGGCAAGCAGCGTGCTTCTGAAGAATTTGCGGCTGAACTAGATCATTTGGCAACGTATGGGCACTCAGCAATCACTTTTGTCATCGGTGGCTCGCTTGGTTTGGCGCCGGCCGTGATGAAGCGTAGCGATGATCAACTCAGTTTCGGTAAGCTGACGCTGCCGCACCAATTGATGCGGTTAGTGCTGATCGAGCAGGTTTATCGGGGATTTATGATCAATCAGGGATCTCCTTATCATAAATAA